One stretch of Bacteroidota bacterium DNA includes these proteins:
- the aroQ gene encoding type II 3-dehydroquinate dehydratase, which produces MKLIIINGPNLNLLGVREPSVYGNKSFSEFLEELKKTFSKIQIDYFQSNVEGEIINKLHEVGFSFDGIILNAGGYTHTSVAIADAISSIKTPVIEVHISNIYAREEFRHHSLIAGKCNGSISGFGLDSYRLAVESFM; this is translated from the coding sequence ATGAAACTTATAATAATAAATGGACCTAATCTAAATCTTCTCGGAGTGCGCGAGCCATCTGTTTATGGAAATAAATCTTTTTCAGAATTTTTAGAAGAACTCAAAAAAACGTTTTCAAAAATTCAGATTGACTATTTCCAAAGCAATGTGGAAGGAGAAATTATCAACAAACTTCACGAAGTAGGATTTTCTTTCGATGGAATTATTTTAAATGCCGGAGGATACACGCACACTTCCGTTGCCATTGCCGATGCAATTTCTTCTATTAAAACTCCGGTGATTGAAGTTCACATTTCAAATATTTATGCGCGCGAAGAGTTTCGCCATCATTCTCTCATTGCGGGAAAATGCAATGGAAGTATTTCTGGTTTCGGATTGGATTCTTATAGATTAGCGGTGGAAAGTTTTATGTAA
- the rpsJ gene encoding 30S ribosomal protein S10 — MSQQRIRIKLKSYDHHLVDKSAEKIVKTAKSTGAVISGPIPLPTNKRIYTVLRSPHVNKKAREQFQLCTYKRLIDIYSTSAKTVDALSKLELPSGVEVEIKV, encoded by the coding sequence ATGAGCCAACAAAGAATCAGAATCAAACTAAAATCCTACGACCATCACTTGGTTGATAAGTCGGCAGAAAAAATTGTGAAGACAGCAAAGTCCACAGGCGCTGTCATCAGCGGACCAATTCCTCTTCCTACGAACAAAAGAATTTATACCGTGCTTCGTTCCCCGCACGTAAATAAAAAAGCAAGAGAACAATTTCAACTTTGCACCTACAAGCGACTGATTGATATTTACAGTACCAGCGCAAAAACTGTGGATGCGCTCAGCAAACTTGAATTGCCCAGCGGTGTGGAAGTGGAAATTAAAGTGTAA
- a CDS encoding redoxin domain-containing protein: protein MAFHRNTTISVVLSAASLGLSAYVYFTAPAFDFRLIASIASLLAFGATMSEFEKYASKYQLLGIFLSMLTLGISLDHRLPAIPFITIAMLLAYGSFKKYFRKWFSESDFLWLDPVLVIASIACYAYGNIHYGCGWKGWALPALPLIVNAVFATKDFIFTSGSLKYMKGKKQNVEVGKNAPNFSLPDKDGNTISLIDYKDKQHVLLIFIRNDWCPSCRIKLRTYEQHRHKFNEKNVQLLTVSPSVKDAVDKDMTTNLGININVIYDEKQEVAKSFGVQLPTDVVGEKYNPRLPLPASFLIDKNGIVRYTSKPDRIGEFLDPTTIFPVLEKLN from the coding sequence ATGGCATTTCACCGCAACACAACCATCTCTGTTGTTCTTTCTGCAGCATCGCTTGGGTTAAGCGCGTATGTTTATTTTACCGCTCCTGCATTTGATTTTCGTTTAATTGCTTCCATTGCTTCGCTTCTCGCATTCGGTGCAACCATGAGCGAGTTTGAAAAATATGCAAGCAAATACCAACTTCTCGGAATTTTTCTTTCCATGCTCACGCTCGGCATTTCTCTCGACCACCGCCTGCCAGCAATTCCTTTTATCACAATTGCAATGCTGCTTGCTTATGGCTCTTTCAAAAAATATTTTCGCAAATGGTTTTCTGAATCTGATTTCTTGTGGCTTGACCCGGTTCTTGTCATTGCTTCTATTGCCTGCTATGCCTACGGCAATATTCATTATGGTTGCGGGTGGAAAGGATGGGCGCTGCCTGCATTGCCTCTAATTGTGAATGCTGTTTTTGCAACAAAGGATTTTATTTTCACCAGCGGCTCGTTGAAATATATGAAAGGGAAAAAACAAAATGTGGAAGTGGGAAAAAATGCTCCAAATTTTTCTTTGCCTGATAAAGATGGAAACACAATTTCACTTATAGATTATAAAGATAAACAGCACGTTCTTCTCATTTTCATTCGCAATGACTGGTGCCCTTCGTGCAGAATTAAATTGAGAACCTATGAACAGCACCGCCACAAGTTCAACGAAAAAAATGTTCAATTGCTTACCGTCAGCCCTTCTGTAAAAGATGCTGTGGATAAAGACATGACAACAAATCTTGGAATTAATATTAACGTCATCTACGATGAAAAGCAGGAAGTGGCAAAAAGTTTTGGCGTGCAGTTGCCCACCGATGTTGTCGGAGAAAAATATAATCCCAGACTTCCTTTGCCCGCTTCATTTCTTATAGACAAAAATGGAATTGTGCGCTACACTTCCAAGCCAGACCGCATCGGAGAATTTCTTGACCCCACAACTATTTTTCCTGTTCTTGAGAAATTGAATTAA
- the fusA gene encoding elongation factor G yields the protein MSDLHYTRNIGIAAHIDAGKTTCTERILYYTGVNHKIGEVHDGAATMDWMVQEQERGITITSAATTCFWNYRNNKYKVNIIDTPGHVDFTVEVNRSLRVLDGLVFLFSAVDGVEPQSETNWRLANNYNVTRICFVNKMDRAGADFLNVCKQVKEMLGGNAVPLQLPLGAEEKFRGVIDLINNRAIEWNEEDKGMTFKVVDIPAEMKDEVHHWREKLLESVSEFDDHIMEKFFSDQNTITEEEVLTALRKATIAGKIIPMVCGSAFKNKGVQTMLDLVMAIMPSPLDKENIIGHHPDTDEVVSRKPDAKEPFTALAFKIATDPFVGRLAFFRAYAGRLESGSYVLNTRSGKKERISRIFQMHANKQNQIPFIEAGDIGAAVGFKDIKTGDTLCDENAPIVLEAMKFPEPVIGLAIEPKTQGDLDKLGTSLAKLSEEDPTFRVKTDEESGQTIISGMGELHLDIIMDRLRREFKVEVNQGAPQVNYKEAITGTIEHREIHKKQSGGRGQFADIEFTVSPVDADFEVTEKNGGLQFENEITGGNIPKEFIPAVEKGFRGAMVNGVLAGFPMQTMKITLSDGSYHDVDSDSNSFEIVARTAFRQAIPKASPVLLEPIMKMEVITPEQYMGDVVGDLNRRRGIIEGMDSKAGAQVIKAKVPLSELFGYVTQLRTLTSGRATANMEPSHYQEVPRNLAEEVIAKVKGKKAEKV from the coding sequence ATGAGTGACTTACATTATACAAGGAACATAGGAATTGCAGCGCACATTGACGCAGGAAAAACTACTTGCACGGAGCGTATACTATATTATACTGGCGTTAACCACAAGATTGGCGAAGTTCACGATGGAGCAGCAACAATGGATTGGATGGTTCAGGAACAGGAGCGCGGAATTACTATTACATCTGCGGCTACAACTTGCTTTTGGAATTATCGCAACAATAAATATAAGGTAAACATTATTGATACTCCCGGCCACGTGGATTTCACTGTGGAAGTAAACCGGTCCCTCAGAGTTCTTGACGGATTGGTTTTTTTATTTTCCGCAGTGGATGGAGTTGAGCCGCAATCAGAAACTAACTGGCGACTTGCCAATAATTATAATGTAACGCGCATTTGTTTTGTAAATAAAATGGATCGCGCAGGCGCTGACTTCCTTAATGTTTGCAAGCAGGTAAAAGAAATGCTCGGAGGGAACGCAGTTCCGCTTCAACTTCCGCTCGGTGCAGAAGAAAAATTTCGCGGAGTAATTGATTTAATTAACAACCGCGCCATCGAATGGAATGAAGAAGATAAAGGAATGACCTTTAAAGTGGTTGACATTCCCGCTGAAATGAAAGACGAAGTTCATCACTGGAGAGAAAAATTGTTGGAATCCGTTTCAGAATTTGACGACCATATAATGGAAAAATTCTTCAGCGACCAAAATACAATTACTGAAGAAGAAGTTCTCACCGCGCTGCGCAAAGCAACTATTGCAGGAAAAATTATTCCGATGGTTTGCGGTTCTGCTTTCAAAAATAAAGGCGTGCAAACAATGCTCGACCTCGTAATGGCAATTATGCCTTCACCGCTCGATAAAGAAAATATTATTGGACATCATCCTGATACAGACGAAGTGGTTTCGCGCAAGCCGGATGCGAAAGAACCTTTCACTGCGCTCGCATTTAAAATTGCTACTGACCCGTTCGTTGGTCGTCTCGCTTTCTTCCGCGCTTATGCCGGAAGATTAGAATCCGGTTCTTATGTTTTGAATACTCGTTCAGGAAAAAAAGAACGCATCTCGAGAATTTTTCAGATGCACGCGAACAAGCAAAATCAAATTCCGTTTATCGAAGCGGGAGATATTGGCGCAGCAGTTGGATTCAAAGACATTAAAACAGGCGACACGCTCTGCGATGAGAATGCACCAATCGTTCTCGAAGCAATGAAATTCCCCGAACCCGTTATCGGTCTCGCCATCGAACCGAAAACACAGGGAGATTTGGATAAACTCGGAACTTCGCTCGCAAAACTTTCAGAAGAAGACCCGACTTTCCGCGTGAAGACGGATGAAGAATCCGGGCAAACAATCATCAGCGGAATGGGCGAACTCCACCTCGATATTATTATGGACCGCTTGAGGCGCGAATTCAAAGTGGAAGTCAATCAAGGCGCGCCACAGGTAAATTATAAAGAAGCAATCACCGGAACTATTGAGCATCGCGAAATTCACAAAAAGCAATCGGGCGGACGAGGACAGTTTGCCGATATTGAATTTACCGTTTCTCCTGTTGATGCAGATTTTGAAGTAACAGAAAAAAATGGCGGACTCCAATTTGAAAATGAAATTACCGGTGGAAATATTCCGAAAGAATTTATTCCTGCCGTTGAAAAGGGATTTCGTGGCGCAATGGTGAACGGAGTGCTGGCAGGATTCCCGATGCAGACAATGAAAATTACTCTCTCCGATGGTTCTTATCACGATGTGGATTCTGATTCCAACTCATTTGAAATTGTAGCACGCACTGCTTTCCGCCAGGCAATTCCAAAAGCAAGTCCGGTTTTACTTGAGCCGATTATGAAAATGGAAGTAATCACACCCGAACAATATATGGGAGATGTGGTGGGAGATTTGAATCGCAGAAGAGGAATCATTGAAGGAATGGATAGCAAAGCAGGCGCACAGGTAATCAAAGCAAAAGTTCCGCTCTCGGAATTATTCGGATATGTTACGCAGTTGAGAACGCTCACTTCCGGACGCGCAACTGCAAACATGGAGCCGTCACATTACCAGGAAGTGCCGCGCAACTTAGCGGAAGAAGTAATTGCAAAAGTAAAAGGTAAAAAAGCAGAAAAAGTTTAA
- a CDS encoding PAS domain S-box protein, which yields MNPVTIISISSAVLAGVFAIIFFVKRNNIQKSLKEISTDKSNFENITQQANDALLVIDIVNGNIYTANPKLSELLGYPHEKLLKLTVFDLHPKEMLNRSSEVIADVWEKKGLIYTDVPFVTASGEILPVECSAKVIPYDGRPAILIYARDIRERLRMEKDIRDKNYIIEQKNKDITDSINYAQRIQQAILSDVDEIKKNLPQSFILFKPKDIVSGDFYWFTHRDSTTFIAAVDCTGHGVPGGFMSMIGNSFLNEVVNEKDILQPNLILNELREKIIRALRQKGEVMENKDGMDISLCAIKGNELLFSGANNPLWIIRNNKLQEIPADKQPIGSHPNPKPFTLNKISLEKGDSIYLFSDGYADQFGGPKRKKFMYRQLEELLLSIHEKEMNEQKKILDSTIESWKGNLDQIDDILVIGIRI from the coding sequence ATGAACCCGGTTACAATAATTTCTATTTCCTCTGCTGTTCTCGCAGGAGTTTTTGCTATTATTTTTTTTGTGAAAAGAAATAATATTCAGAAGTCGCTGAAAGAAATTTCCACCGATAAAAGTAATTTTGAAAATATTACCCAGCAGGCGAATGATGCACTTCTCGTAATTGATATTGTAAACGGAAATATTTATACCGCCAATCCCAAACTCAGCGAATTGCTTGGCTATCCTCACGAAAAACTTTTGAAGCTTACAGTTTTTGATTTGCATCCGAAAGAAATGCTGAACAGAAGTTCTGAAGTGATTGCCGATGTATGGGAAAAGAAAGGATTGATTTATACCGATGTTCCTTTTGTAACTGCCTCGGGAGAAATTCTTCCGGTGGAATGCAGCGCGAAAGTTATTCCCTATGACGGACGACCTGCAATTTTAATTTACGCGCGCGATATTCGCGAACGCTTGCGAATGGAAAAAGATATCCGCGATAAAAATTACATTATCGAGCAAAAAAATAAAGACATCACCGATTCCATCAATTACGCGCAGCGTATTCAGCAGGCAATTCTCAGCGATGTGGATGAAATCAAAAAAAATTTGCCTCAATCATTCATTCTTTTCAAGCCAAAAGATATTGTGAGCGGAGATTTTTATTGGTTCACACATCGCGATAGCACAACATTTATTGCAGCGGTAGATTGCACCGGTCACGGGGTTCCCGGAGGATTTATGAGCATGATCGGAAATTCTTTTCTGAATGAAGTGGTGAATGAAAAAGATATTCTTCAGCCCAATTTAATTCTGAATGAACTTCGCGAAAAAATTATCCGCGCTCTCAGGCAGAAAGGAGAAGTGATGGAAAATAAAGACGGAATGGATATTTCTCTCTGCGCCATAAAAGGAAATGAACTTTTATTTTCCGGGGCTAATAATCCGTTATGGATTATTCGCAATAATAAATTACAAGAAATTCCTGCTGACAAACAACCCATCGGTTCCCATCCGAATCCCAAACCGTTCACATTAAATAAAATTTCTCTTGAAAAAGGAGATTCAATTTATCTTTTCTCCGATGGCTATGCCGACCAGTTTGGCGGACCGAAAAGAAAAAAATTCATGTACCGCCAGTTGGAAGAGCTTCTTCTTTCCATTCATGAAAAAGAAATGAATGAGCAGAAAAAAATATTAGACAGCACTATTGAATCATGGAAAGGAAATCTTGACCAGATAGATGATATCCTTGTAATCGGAATCAGGATTTAA
- the rpsG gene encoding 30S ribosomal protein S7, which produces MRKSKSKRRILLPDPKFQDTLVTRFVNNLMLSGKKNKAFGIFYNTIDIVADKTKEDGLQTFKKALSNVTPQVEVKSRRIGGANYQIPQEVRPERKIALGMKWLIQYANDRNDHTMAQNLAAEIIAAAKNEGGAWKKKEDVHRMAEANKAYSHFKIN; this is translated from the coding sequence ATGAGAAAATCAAAATCAAAAAGAAGAATTCTCCTTCCTGACCCGAAGTTTCAGGATACGCTTGTTACCCGCTTCGTAAATAATCTTATGCTAAGCGGTAAGAAAAATAAAGCGTTCGGAATTTTTTATAACACAATTGATATTGTTGCCGATAAAACAAAAGAAGACGGATTGCAAACTTTTAAAAAAGCGTTGAGCAATGTAACTCCGCAGGTGGAAGTGAAGTCACGCAGGATTGGCGGAGCAAACTATCAGATTCCGCAGGAAGTTCGCCCGGAAAGAAAAATTGCTCTCGGCATGAAATGGTTGATTCAATATGCAAACGACCGCAACGACCACACGATGGCGCAAAACCTCGCAGCAGAAATTATTGCCGCAGCAAAAAACGAAGGTGGCGCTTGGAAGAAAAAAGAAGACGTTCACAGAATGGCAGAAGCAAACAAAGCATATTCACATTTTAAAATTAATTAA
- a CDS encoding 30S ribosomal protein S12 — MPTIQQLIRHGRRKFTRKSKSIALNRSPQRRGVCIKVYTTTPKKPNSALRKVAKVRLSNGNEIIAYIPGEGHNLQEHSIVLVRGGRVKDLPGVRYHIVRGTLDTAGVEAMRQSRSKYGAKRPKGGAAAKAAAPKEEAKK; from the coding sequence ATGCCAACGATTCAACAATTAATCAGACACGGGCGCAGAAAATTTACACGCAAGAGTAAATCCATCGCGCTAAACCGCAGTCCTCAGCGCAGAGGAGTTTGTATAAAAGTTTATACTACCACTCCTAAAAAACCGAATTCGGCTTTGAGAAAAGTTGCGAAGGTTCGCCTCTCAAACGGAAATGAAATCATCGCTTACATTCCGGGCGAAGGCCACAACTTGCAGGAACACTCGATTGTTCTTGTTCGCGGAGGCAGGGTGAAAGATTTGCCGGGAGTTCGTTATCATATTGTTCGCGGAACGCTCGATACAGCAGGAGTTGAAGCGATGAGGCAGTCACGTTCCAAGTATGGAGCAAAACGCCCGAAAGGCGGTGCGGCAGCAAAAGCAGCAGCCCCAAAAGAAGAAGCAAAAAAATAA
- a CDS encoding tetratricopeptide repeat protein, with protein MNIILQNIKWQVLILAGIIFLLYARTLNYEFIGLDEQSLLVEKKTFNEKFSNIPKAFLQHVFQSENYLESAGSKKFYRPLLTVSFIIDQQFLKNSFTFFRFTNILIHFIAVIGLLFVLLQLKIPSPISFFLSLLFAVHPLLIQAIAWVPGRNDSLGCAFVLWSFYFLLKYFQSQSQKNLFLHLLFFTGALFTKENAVMFSIPCTIFLFFIQGKNLVLNKKLILPTYYIILICFWIFIRNSALGEIKTRATGMELYFSFLKNFPLVLQYFQKTILPVNLSVMASVDDTNYGLVLAAFLLFGTGIYFTKHIPWAKILFGLCWFFLFLLPTLLFSYFEGMEHRTYLPAIGILISISFLEPIQNLSKNLKLTSLIFGMIILIFGTITFFRLPVFSNELTYWKNANETSEHSAVVCRDYGIILTKLGNYSEAEKVYLEGIRRNPKEILIHYNLGVMYFRAGKSEAAKENLEKEFEINPANFMIPHVLGMIYKQEMKMNDAATMWEKAIALNPKSTDSYTELLKYYSQKKDTINFLRCKNELEKQGFKIVKQQ; from the coding sequence TTGAATATTATTTTACAGAATATAAAATGGCAAGTTCTGATTCTTGCCGGAATAATTTTTCTTCTATATGCCCGCACGTTAAATTATGAATTCATCGGGCTGGATGAGCAATCGCTTCTTGTAGAAAAAAAAACATTCAACGAAAAATTTTCAAATATTCCGAAAGCATTTTTACAACATGTTTTTCAATCAGAAAATTATCTGGAATCAGCTGGCAGTAAAAAATTTTATCGTCCTCTTTTAACTGTTTCATTCATTATTGACCAGCAGTTTTTAAAAAATAGTTTTACTTTTTTTCGCTTTACAAATATTCTTATTCATTTTATTGCCGTTATCGGCTTACTGTTTGTTTTACTTCAATTGAAAATTCCATCGCCCATTTCTTTTTTTCTTTCACTGCTGTTTGCTGTTCACCCGCTTTTAATTCAGGCAATCGCATGGGTTCCGGGAAGAAATGATTCGCTCGGATGTGCGTTTGTTTTGTGGAGCTTTTATTTTTTACTGAAGTATTTCCAATCTCAATCTCAGAAAAATTTATTTCTCCACTTATTATTTTTTACAGGAGCATTATTTACAAAAGAAAATGCAGTAATGTTTTCTATTCCATGTACGATTTTTCTTTTTTTTATTCAGGGCAAAAATTTAGTTCTGAACAAAAAATTAATACTCCCGACATACTATATAATTTTAATATGCTTTTGGATTTTCATTAGAAACAGCGCGCTTGGAGAAATAAAAACAAGAGCAACCGGTATGGAATTATATTTTTCCTTTCTAAAAAATTTCCCACTCGTTCTTCAATATTTTCAAAAAACAATTTTACCTGTAAACCTTTCGGTTATGGCTTCGGTTGATGATACTAATTACGGATTGGTTCTTGCCGCGTTTCTGTTATTCGGAACCGGGATTTATTTTACCAAACATATTCCCTGGGCAAAAATTTTATTCGGGCTCTGTTGGTTTTTTCTTTTCCTGCTCCCTACTCTGCTCTTCAGTTATTTTGAAGGAATGGAACACCGAACTTATTTGCCGGCAATAGGAATTTTAATTTCAATTTCGTTTCTTGAACCGATACAGAATCTTTCAAAAAATTTAAAATTGACTTCACTTATCTTTGGAATGATAATTTTAATTTTCGGAACAATTACTTTTTTTCGACTTCCGGTTTTTTCCAACGAACTTACTTACTGGAAAAATGCCAATGAAACTTCCGAGCATTCCGCTGTGGTGTGCAGAGATTACGGAATCATTCTTACCAAACTTGGAAATTATTCAGAAGCAGAGAAAGTATATCTTGAAGGCATCCGCAGAAATCCAAAAGAAATTTTGATTCACTACAATTTAGGCGTAATGTATTTTCGTGCGGGAAAATCTGAAGCCGCAAAAGAAAATTTGGAAAAGGAATTTGAGATCAACCCGGCCAACTTTATGATTCCGCATGTGCTGGGAATGATTTACAAACAGGAAATGAAAATGAATGATGCAGCAACCATGTGGGAAAAAGCAATAGCGCTCAATCCCAAATCAACCGATTCATATACCGAACTTCTAAAATATTATTCTCAGAAAAAAGACACTATAAATTTTTTGCGCTGCAAAAACGAACTGGAGAAACAAGGATTTAAAATTGTCAAGCAACAATAG
- the xerD gene encoding site-specific tyrosine recombinase XerD, whose translation MQWQVNIKGFQSFLKLEKSLAKNSIVAYTEDMERFVQFLSEKKYDLSPGKIEHKHLTEFIEWLNKLQRSATTQSRVISGIRAFYKYLLLENLVTKNPTELLETPRLGRKLPDVLNVDDINNLLIAVDVSSAKGHRDRTMLETMYSCGLRVSELVNLKISDLFFDTGFIRVIGKGNKQRLIPIGNEAMKWINIYKNEIRVHLAVQKGFEDFIFLNNRGKKLTTVMVFLIIKKLAQQIGLKKHVSPHTFRHSFATHLVENGADLRAVQEMLGHESITTTEIYTHLDRKYLRDTIEKFHPRSVRKK comes from the coding sequence ATGCAATGGCAGGTTAATATAAAAGGTTTTCAATCGTTTCTTAAACTGGAAAAATCGCTTGCGAAAAATTCCATTGTAGCTTACACGGAAGACATGGAAAGATTTGTTCAGTTTCTTTCCGAGAAAAAATATGATTTATCTCCGGGGAAAATCGAACATAAACATTTGACTGAATTTATTGAATGGCTGAATAAACTTCAAAGAAGCGCAACAACACAATCGAGAGTTATTTCAGGTATCCGCGCATTTTACAAATATCTTCTTCTCGAAAATCTTGTCACAAAAAATCCAACCGAACTTTTAGAAACTCCTCGGCTCGGCAGAAAACTTCCGGATGTTTTGAATGTGGATGACATCAACAATCTTTTAATTGCAGTGGATGTATCTTCTGCAAAAGGTCATCGCGACAGAACCATGCTTGAGACAATGTATTCGTGTGGTTTGCGCGTGAGCGAATTGGTGAATCTGAAAATTTCAGATTTGTTTTTCGATACCGGATTTATCCGCGTGATTGGAAAAGGAAACAAGCAGCGGTTAATTCCCATCGGAAATGAAGCAATGAAATGGATTAACATTTATAAAAATGAAATCAGAGTTCATCTTGCAGTGCAAAAAGGTTTTGAAGATTTTATTTTTCTGAACAACCGCGGGAAAAAACTTACAACGGTGATGGTCTTCCTTATTATAAAGAAACTTGCTCAGCAAATCGGTTTGAAAAAACATGTTAGTCCGCATACATTTCGCCATTCATTCGCAACACATCTTGTAGAAAATGGCGCAGACCTTCGCGCAGTGCAGGAAATGCTGGGACACGAAAGCATCACCACCACCGAAATTTATACGCATCTCGACAGAAAATATTTGCGCGATACGATTGAAAAATTTCATCCGCGTTCTGTGAGAAAAAAATGA